From Quercus lobata isolate SW786 chromosome 1, ValleyOak3.0 Primary Assembly, whole genome shotgun sequence, one genomic window encodes:
- the LOC115951768 gene encoding alpha-glucan phosphorylase, H isozyme-like has protein sequence MVHLQICGVLYPGDAKENGKLLRLKQQFFLCSASLQDIIFRSKERKLGKGSWQWSEFPSKVAVQMNDTHPTLAIPKLMRLLMDEEGLGWDEAWDITTRTVAYTNHTVLPDALEKWSQAVMWKLLPRHMEIIEEIDKRFIARIHKARPDLESKLPSMRILDNNPQKPVVRMANLCVVSVHTVNGVAQLRSEILKSELFADNVSLWPTKFQNKSNGITPHRCLRFCSPELSSIITKWLKTEEWITNLDLLTGLRQFADNVELQAEWASAKMANKQHLAEYIERATGVSIDPNSLFDIQVKRIHEYKRQLLNILGAIYINKNSKEMSPEERKKTTSRTIMIGGEAFVTYTNAKRIVKLVNDVGAVVTNDPEVNSYLKVVFVPNCDVSVAEILIPGSELSQHISTAGMEASGTSNMKFALNGCLVTGTLDGANVEIREENGE, from the exons atgGTGCATTTGCAGATTTGTGGAGTTCTATATCCTGGGGATGCTAAGGAAAATGGTAAGCTCTTACGGCTGAAACAACAATTCTTTCTATGTAGTGCATCACTTCAG GACATTATATTCAGATCTAAGGAGAGGAAACTAGGGAAGGGATCATGGCAATGGTCTGAGTTTCCTAGCAAGGTTGCAGTACAAATGAATGATACTCATCCTACACTTGCAATCCCAAAGCTGATGCGATTACTAATGGATGAGGAGGGGCTTGGATGGGATGAAGCTTGGGATATCAC AACCAGGACAGTTGCCTACACTAATCACACAGTGCTTCCTGATGCACTTGAGAAATGGTCACAAGCTGTGATGTGGAAGCTTCTCCCTCGCCATATGGAGATTATAGAAGAAATAGACAAGAGA TTCATTGCAAGGATACATAAGGCACGACCTGACCTTGAAAGTAAGCTTCCTAGCATGCGCATTTTGGATAACAATCCCCAAAAGCCAGTTGTGCGGATGGCAAATTTATGTGTGGTGTCTGTACATACG GTAAATGGTGTGGCCCAGTTACGTAGTGAGATCTTGAAGTCTGAGTTATTTGCAGACAATGTTTCTCTATGGCCAACAAAGTTCCAAAATAAATCTAATGGCATTACTCCTCACCGATGTCTTCGATTCTGCAGTCCTGAGCTCAGTAGCATAATAACCAAATGGTTAAAAACTGAAGAATGGATTACCAACCTTGACCTCCTCACAGGTCTTCGACAG TTTGCCGACAATGTGGAACTCCAAGCTGAATGGGCCTCCGCCAAGATGGCTAATAAGCAGCATTTGGCAGAGTACATAGAACGGGCCACAGGGGTGAGCATTGACCCAAATAGTCTATTTGACATACAAGTCAAGAGGATCCATGAATATAAGAGACAGTTGCTGAATATTCTGGGAGCAATTTATATAAACAAGAACTCAAAG GAGATGAGCCCTGAAGAGCGGAAAAAGACTACTTCACGCACCATCATGATTGGTGGAGAGGCATTTGTAACATATACAAATGCTAAAAGAATAGTCAAGCTGGTGAATGATGTTGGTGCTGTTGTCACCAATGATCCTGAGGTCAATAGCTACTTGAag GTAGTTTTTGTACCGAATTGCGATGTATCTGTAGCAGAAATACTTATTCCAGGAAGTGAGCTGTCGCAGCATATTAGCACTGCAGGCATGGAGGCAAGCGGCACAAGCAACATGAAATTTGCACTCAATGGTTGCCTCGTTACAGGTACACTGGATGGGGCTAATGTAGAAATCAGGGAGGAAAATGGGGAGTAG